The genomic window TACCTTAACCCTACCTCTGAAGATATATATTCCCCATTAAAGTAATTTGTATTGACATTGCAGTAAAATTAACCAATAGAGCAGGCTTGTTGCCTGCTATTTTTTTATTTTTGAATTTTGAATTTTATTTATGTCTTTTAGTTATCATCGCACTGTTCGCTTTCAAGATACAGATGCTGCGGGTGTAGTCTACTTCGCCAATATTCTGAGTATTTGTCATGAAGCCTATGAAGAATCTCTGAGAACATCAGGTATCAATCTCAAAGATTTTTTTACTAATCCCCAGGTGGCTTTCCCTATTGTTCACGCTAGCGTAGATTTTCTTCGCCCCGTATTTTGTGGAGATAAGTTATTAATTAGCTTAATGCCACAAAAAGTGGGGGCAGAAAAGTTTGAAATTACCTATGAAATATCCTTGAATGAGGTAGTAGTTGCTAAGGCAATTACTCGACACGTTTGTATTGATGCGAATAGTAGAAATAAGCAAGTATTACCAACTAATATTGTCCATTGGTTGGAACGCAATCGCAGAGAAATAGAAGAAGCGGAGAGAAGAAAAGCTAGAGAAGTTATTGCATGAAATAATTAAATCCCCAACTCCAATTGTCTTTAATTTTGAAGTAATGAGTGATAAGTAATAATTACTGAGTATTACTCATTACTCATTACTCATTACTCATTACTCATTACTCATTACTCATTTAATGGCACTATCAATAATTATTCTGCGCCGTAACACACCCTACTGTATTTTTTATTTTTTGAGAAATTCTGTAGCTATTTTTTGTAGTGTTTGGCGATTGACTTTTCCTTGGGCATTACGAGGTAAGGTATCTAGAGAAATCCAGTATTTTGGTATTTTAAATTTGCTAAGTTGACTTTTGAGTGCAGTTTTAATTTCTTCTGGATTAATATTTGTATTTTTAGGAATATAGACGGCTGTTAATGCTTGTCCCCAATCTAAATCGGGTATACCAATTACACACACATCAGTAACTTTTTGCGTTTGCAGTATAGCTGATTCTACTTCTGTGGGGTAAATATTTTCTCCGCCTGAGATGATTTTATCGCTGTTACGTCCAACAAGTGTTAAATAACCTTGCTCATCTAAAAAACCTAAATCATCTACTACAAAATCATGTTGATTGTTCCAGAAATTGGGGTAATAACCAAGGGCTAAAGATGTAGCTTGAATGCTTATATTGCCTATTATATTAGCTGGTGATACTTCTTTCTGAGAATTATAAATCTTTACTTGAGCATGAGGAAGAATTTGACCACTGCTATTTTTACCACTTAAGAAATCATCTGGTTTGAGGGTGACAATTTGGGAAGCTGTTTCTGTCATGCCATAGGTTGGTGCTAATCGAATACCATGAAATTTGGCTTTTTCTAATAATTCATCCCAAGCAGGCGCACCACCTAAGAGAACAGTTTTAAATTTAGCTAGCCATGCAGTTAATTCTGGGTTTTGTAGCAGTCTTTGTAATTGGGTAGGTACTAAAGATATGAAAAACTCTTGAGGGTTAATCTGGTATTTTTGATCTAGTTCTATTGATTTAAAAGGCAAAATTACTAGTTTACCGCCAGTGATTACAGCACGCATAAATTGCATTAAGCCGCTAACATGATACAACGGTAAAATACAAAATGAATTTACTTGTTGTAGCTGAAAATATTCTGTAAATCCCTGCACTGATGCGGTGAGAGTTTCCCAGGTGTGCATGGCAAATTTAATCTTTCCCGATGAACCACCGGTGGGAATCATTATGAGAGGGGACAGGGGACAGGGGACAGGGGACAGGGGGAATTGAGTTTCATTCCCCATACCCCAAATAATATCAGGTTGTACTAAGTTAAATACTTGATGCCATTCTTGTTCAACCCAGTCGGGGTTACATAAAAATACTTGGCAATTGGCTGCACACGCGGCGATGAATCCCGCTAAAAATTTGACTGGTTCTCGCTCGGCTAGGATGATTTTTAGGGGTTGAATATCTGTTAATAATTGGCTAAGTTCGGCATATAGTT from Nostoc sp. UHCC 0870 includes these protein-coding regions:
- a CDS encoding acyl-CoA thioesterase is translated as MSFSYHRTVRFQDTDAAGVVYFANILSICHEAYEESLRTSGINLKDFFTNPQVAFPIVHASVDFLRPVFCGDKLLISLMPQKVGAEKFEITYEISLNEVVVAKAITRHVCIDANSRNKQVLPTNIVHWLERNRREIEEAERRKAREVIA
- a CDS encoding 2-succinylbenzoate--CoA ligase; the protein is MTPGQKVYFHNLIHHDLLIGDDNQELQQIATKLYAELSQLLTDIQPLKIILAEREPVKFLAGFIAACAANCQVFLCNPDWVEQEWHQVFNLVQPDIIWGMGNETQFPLSPVPCPLSPLIMIPTGGSSGKIKFAMHTWETLTASVQGFTEYFQLQQVNSFCILPLYHVSGLMQFMRAVITGGKLVILPFKSIELDQKYQINPQEFFISLVPTQLQRLLQNPELTAWLAKFKTVLLGGAPAWDELLEKAKFHGIRLAPTYGMTETASQIVTLKPDDFLSGKNSSGQILPHAQVKIYNSQKEVSPANIIGNISIQATSLALGYYPNFWNNQHDFVVDDLGFLDEQGYLTLVGRNSDKIISGGENIYPTEVESAILQTQKVTDVCVIGIPDLDWGQALTAVYIPKNTNINPEEIKTALKSQLSKFKIPKYWISLDTLPRNAQGKVNRQTLQKIATEFLKK